The following are encoded in a window of Panicum virgatum strain AP13 chromosome 5N, P.virgatum_v5, whole genome shotgun sequence genomic DNA:
- the LOC120673376 gene encoding uncharacterized protein LOC120673376: MLEWGRTVQSQFQSLQSFMESVALRTGMPATSVPPPLPPPPPAPRYAVSPSPNPSPENVGTFGSSVGMETPEETLSRIASVNFRSHVNATTSGGGTYSPPVEEDFPLFP, from the exons ATGTTGGAGTGGGGTAGAACTGTACAGTCTCAATTTCAAAGTTTGCAAAGCTTTATGGAG AGTGTTGCTTTGCGTACTGGTATGCCAGCCACAAGTGTTCCTCCTCCcctgccaccgccacctccggcTCCCAGATATGCTGTTTCACCATCTCCAAATCCCTCACCTGAAAAT GTTGGTACCTTTGGCTCATCTGTTGGAATGGAAACTCCTGAAGAAACATTGAGTAGGATCGCAAGTGTAAACTTTCGCAGCCATGTGAATGCAACTACAAGTGGTGGGGGTACCTACTCTCCACCAGTAGAGGAAGACTTCCCATTATTTCCATAG